The Lycium barbarum isolate Lr01 chromosome 12, ASM1917538v2, whole genome shotgun sequence genome includes a region encoding these proteins:
- the LOC132623132 gene encoding pectinesterase-like: MEGKEVVIFTTVLTLWWSAGNCYDSVVAKDGSGDYKTIAEALIAAPNMSSKPYFIHVKEGTYNENITIPSNKTNISLVGDGMGVTIISANKSSSMGLETDNTATLEVYGSGFIGMNMTIKNTAGPEGSQAAALTSAPWHGFASYYQCQFEAFQDTIFSQVGSAFFRECEVYGTIDFITGDGQAIFQNSVVYARTPTHGQEITIVAPGQDTVTQSPGLVLQNCTISPASGFNKSAVTSYLGRPWKNQGNGVIMWSYIEDFIDPQGWLPKPNVTNIYLAEYNNRGPGSSMEGRVKWLKIIDKTEASKFTVRNFMQGGEWIPDIIPHYLDLDGAAEDSL; this comes from the exons ATGGAAGGCAAAGAAGTGGTAATTTTCACAACTGTGCTGACATTGTGGTGGAGTGCCGGGAATTGTTACGACTCAGTAGTTGCAAAAGATGGGTCAGGCGACTATAAAACCATCGCTGAAGCGTTAATTGCAGCTCCAAATATGAGTTCAAAACCATACTTTATACATGTCAAAGAAGGCACTTACAATGAAAACATTACCATTCCTAGCAATAAAACTAACATATCCCTGGTTGGCGATGGGATGGGAGTCACAATAATTTCAGCAAATAAAAGTAGCAGTATGGGTCTCGAAACAGATAATACCGCCACATTAG AAGTTTACGGCAGTGGTTTTATTGGAATGAATATGACAATAAAAAATACTGCTGGACCAGAAGGCAGTCAAGCAGCTGCATTGACCAGTGCTCCTTGGCACGGTTTTGCTTCATATTATCAGTGCCAATTTGAGGCTTTCCAGGATACAATTTTTTCTCAAGTAGGGTCCGCATTTTTCAGAGAATGCGAAGTTTATGGCACTATCGATTTTATCACTGGTGATGGACAAGCCATTTTTCAAAATAGTGTAGTTTATGCAAGAACACCTACACATGGACAAGAGATCACAATAGTGGCCCCTGGCCAAGACACAGTAACTCAGAGTCCAGGGTTAGTTCTTCAGAATTGTACAATATCTCCTGCATCAGGTTTTAATAAGTCAGCAGTGACAAGTTACTTAGGCAGGCCATGGAAAAATCAAGGGAATGGAGTAATTATGTGGAGTTATATTGAAGACTTTATTGATCCACAAGGTTGGCTTCCAAAACCAAATGTGACGAACATATATTTGGCGGAGTATAATAATAGAGGACCAGGGTCCAGTATGGAAGGCAGAGTAAAATGGTTGAAAATCATCGATAAAACAGAAGCGTCTAAGTTCACAGTCCGCAATTTTATGCAAGGTGGTGAATGGATCCCCGATATAATCCCACACTATCTAGATCTTGATGGTGCTGCTGAGGATTCTCTTTAG
- the LOC132624645 gene encoding putative pectinesterase/pectinesterase inhibitor 22, which produces MEDKEVGIFTVMLMLWWSAGNCVTFDSTVAKDGSGNYKSITEALHAAPKQSKKSYFIHVKAGVYHENITVPTDKTNIALVGDGMGVTIIAASKSEKKGFATPNTATLEVYGSGFIGMKMTIRNTARAIGGPAAALTSATYFNGFASYYQCSFEGFQDTIFAQIGSAFFRECKVYGTIDFICGDGKAIFQNSAIYARTPLPGQGVRMLAPGLDNFTQNPGLVLQNCTISPAADFKKSSVRSFLGWPWKNQGKGVIMSSYINDFIDPQGWTPNPNVKIIYLAEYNNRGPGSGIKGRVKWSKIIDKTEAFKFTVRNFMHGDKWIPNIIPHYLDL; this is translated from the exons ATGGAAGACAAAGAAGTGGGAATTTTCACGGTTATGCTGATGTTATGGTGGAGTGCAGGGAATTGTGTGACTTTCGATTCAACAGTTGCAAAAGATGGTTCAGGCAACTACAAAAGCATCACTGAAGCGTTACATGCAGCTCCGAAGCAGAGTAAAAAGTCATATTTTATACATGTCAAAGCAGGAGTTTACCATGAGAACATCACTGTTCCCACTGATAAAACAAATATAGCCCTTGTTGGTGATGGTATGGGAGTCACAATAATTGCAGCAAGTAAAAGTGAGAAAAAAGGATTTGCAACACCTAACACAGCCACATTAG AAGTTTACGGCAGCGGTTTTATTGGAATGAAGATGACAATCAGGAATACTGCTAGAGCAATAGGTGGTCCAGCGGCTGCATTAACTAGTGCAACTTATTTTAACGGTTTCGCTTCATATTATCAATGCAGCTTTGAGGGTTTCCAGGATACGATTTTTGCGCAAATAGGATCGGCATTTTTTAGAGAATGTAAGGTCTATGGCACCATAGATTTTATCTGTGGTGATGGAAAAGCCATTTTTCAAAATAGTGCAATTTATGCAAGAACACCATTACCTGGACAAGGAGTCAGAATGCTTGCCCCGGGTTTAGACAATTTTACTCAAAATCCTGGGCTAGTTCTTCAGAATTGTACAATATCCCCTGCAGCAGATTTTAAAAAGTCATCGGTGAGAAGCTTCCTAGGCTGGCCATGGAAAAATCAAGGGAAGGGAGTAATTATGTCAAGTTATATTAATGACTTTATTGACCCGCAAGGCTGGACTCCAAATCCCAATGTGAAGATCATATATTTGGCGGAGTATAATAATAGAGGACCAGGGTCCGGTATCAAAGGAAGAGTAAAATGGTCGAAAATCATCGATAAAACAGAAGCGTTTAAGTTCACAGTGCGTAACTTTATGCACGGTGATAAATGGATCCCCAACATAATCCCACATTATTTAGATCTTTGA